Proteins from one uncultured Cohaesibacter sp. genomic window:
- the ribD gene encoding bifunctional diaminohydroxyphosphoribosylaminopyrimidine deaminase/5-amino-6-(5-phosphoribosylamino)uracil reductase RibD: protein MDLALRLGRRCAGLTAENPAVGCVIAHNISGRVEIVGRGWTQEGGRPHAERVALAEAGPLAREATAYVTLEPCSHTGKSSPCADALIEAGIARVVCAHPDPDRRVAGRGFEKLRSAGIAVDVGLMQERAHRDLGGFLSRTVRYRPWLQAKMAFSPDGMIGIEGQGNYPVTGALAKSRTYALRAQADAILVGCDTVLIDNPALTVRLPGLEARSPVRVVLDSKGRMPLETILVQTAENTPVWIVTTEQMPRDKANALKEKGCDILRVDATPEGHVNLKLALEAMAERGINTVFAECGAKLADEMLKAGLVDEFFLYQGAEQIGPNGLVALDGSPEKALFSAGFILEENCNMGQDKLKRFVRPQSLDALYGD, encoded by the coding sequence ATGGATCTGGCTTTGCGTCTCGGGCGACGATGTGCCGGATTAACTGCTGAAAATCCTGCTGTGGGTTGTGTGATTGCCCACAATATTTCCGGTCGCGTGGAAATCGTCGGGCGCGGATGGACGCAAGAAGGGGGGCGCCCACATGCCGAGCGCGTGGCTTTGGCTGAAGCTGGACCCCTTGCGCGCGAAGCAACGGCTTATGTCACTCTGGAGCCATGCTCTCACACCGGAAAATCCAGTCCATGCGCCGATGCCTTGATTGAAGCCGGTATCGCACGAGTTGTCTGCGCGCATCCGGATCCGGATAGACGTGTAGCCGGTCGCGGCTTTGAGAAACTCCGCAGTGCAGGCATCGCTGTCGATGTTGGGCTCATGCAGGAAAGGGCGCATCGCGACCTTGGTGGTTTTCTCTCGCGCACAGTTCGCTACAGGCCATGGCTGCAGGCCAAAATGGCATTTTCTCCAGATGGCATGATCGGCATCGAGGGGCAGGGGAACTATCCTGTTACAGGTGCCTTAGCCAAATCCCGTACCTACGCCTTGCGCGCGCAGGCCGATGCAATATTGGTTGGCTGCGATACCGTGCTGATTGACAATCCTGCTTTAACGGTGCGCTTGCCGGGGCTGGAGGCGCGGTCGCCCGTGCGCGTCGTTCTGGATAGCAAGGGACGTATGCCTCTTGAAACAATCCTTGTGCAGACCGCCGAAAATACACCGGTGTGGATCGTGACGACCGAGCAAATGCCTAGGGACAAAGCAAACGCGCTCAAGGAAAAGGGCTGTGATATTCTCCGGGTCGATGCAACGCCAGAGGGCCATGTCAACCTGAAGCTAGCCCTTGAAGCCATGGCAGAGCGTGGCATCAATACGGTTTTTGCAGAATGCGGCGCAAAACTCGCTGATGAAATGCTAAAGGCCGGGCTCGTGGATGAGTTTTTCCTCTATCAAGGGGCTGAACAGATCGGGCCGAACGGCCTTGTAGCATTGGATGGCTCGCCGGAAAAAGCTCTGTTTTCAGCCGGTTTCATTCTGGAAGAGAATTGCAATATGGGGCAGGATAAGCTGAAGAGATTTGTCCGCCCACAAAGTTTAGACGCTTTATACGGAGATTAG
- a CDS encoding DUF177 domain-containing protein, whose product MSKKSTDPVLAPRAPVISLPINVARLKSLGEMVKGSADAEALNELRDRLGILAVNAFSVEAKVSPWKKRGVQIEGHVRGEVEQSCVVTLAPVVEQIDEPFRITLVPKGSEFAKRAIENATMSEMVIDPEGEDPPEEFEGEEIDVGEYAEEFFALSLDDYPRAPGVEFSGHIEDKAAFDGSENPFAALAVLKEPKPKDE is encoded by the coding sequence ATGTCGAAAAAATCCACCGATCCTGTGCTGGCCCCGCGCGCTCCAGTGATCTCTTTGCCAATCAATGTCGCTCGGTTGAAAAGCCTTGGCGAAATGGTCAAGGGATCCGCCGACGCAGAAGCCCTCAATGAATTGCGCGACCGTCTCGGTATTCTGGCCGTGAATGCCTTTTCCGTTGAAGCAAAGGTTTCGCCATGGAAAAAGCGCGGTGTTCAGATCGAAGGGCACGTGCGCGGAGAGGTCGAGCAGTCCTGTGTCGTGACTCTGGCGCCTGTCGTGGAGCAGATCGACGAACCTTTCAGAATCACACTCGTTCCCAAAGGCTCGGAATTTGCCAAACGCGCGATTGAAAATGCCACAATGAGCGAGATGGTGATCGATCCGGAAGGGGAAGACCCGCCAGAAGAGTTCGAAGGCGAGGAAATCGACGTCGGCGAATATGCCGAGGAATTTTTTGCTCTGAGTCTTGACGACTATCCTCGTGCGCCCGGTGTCGAATTTTCCGGGCATATAGAGGACAAAGCTGCCTTTGATGGATCTGAAAACCCCTTCGCTGCTCTGGCTGTTCTCAAAGAACCTAAGCCAAAAGACGAGTAG
- the plsX gene encoding phosphate acyltransferase PlsX, which translates to MSEVINISLDVMGGDNGPAVILEGADLALVRHPDVRYHLYGDQEIMGSLLDDYPRVKQASTLHHCEVVIQMDERPSQALRRGRGKSSMWRSIEAARDNQSQVCISAGNTGALMAMSKFCLRTMADIERPAIAAIWPTLRGESVVLDVGATIGADAQQLVDFALLGGAMARALFGIEQPTIGLLNIGEEDVKGLDEVKEAGRMLRDFEFPQFKYKGFVEGNDLGTGAVDVVVTEGFAGNIALKTAEGTAKQLAEYLHSAMSRTLMAKIGYLFARSAFQRLREKMDPRKVNGGVFLGLNGIVIKSHGGTDGEGFASAISLGYDMVKNGLTEKIEQDLSVYHKNRVVPDEENA; encoded by the coding sequence ATGTCTGAAGTTATTAACATTTCGCTGGATGTCATGGGCGGGGACAATGGCCCTGCTGTCATCCTTGAAGGTGCCGACCTTGCATTGGTGCGTCATCCGGACGTGCGCTATCATCTTTATGGTGATCAGGAAATCATGGGAAGCCTGCTGGATGATTACCCTAGGGTGAAGCAGGCCAGCACGCTGCACCATTGCGAAGTCGTTATTCAGATGGACGAGCGCCCCAGTCAGGCTTTGCGCCGCGGACGTGGCAAATCCAGCATGTGGCGCTCAATCGAGGCTGCGCGGGATAACCAGTCTCAGGTTTGCATTTCTGCCGGCAACACCGGTGCCCTGATGGCGATGTCTAAATTCTGTCTGCGCACCATGGCAGATATCGAGCGGCCAGCCATTGCGGCCATCTGGCCCACCTTGCGCGGCGAAAGTGTCGTGCTGGATGTGGGGGCCACGATTGGCGCTGATGCTCAGCAGCTGGTGGATTTTGCGCTGTTGGGTGGTGCCATGGCCCGAGCGCTGTTCGGTATCGAACAGCCAACCATCGGCTTGCTCAACATCGGCGAAGAAGATGTCAAAGGCCTTGATGAAGTCAAGGAAGCTGGCCGTATGTTGCGTGATTTCGAATTCCCGCAATTCAAATATAAAGGCTTTGTTGAAGGCAACGATCTTGGTACCGGCGCAGTGGATGTGGTGGTCACCGAAGGCTTTGCTGGCAATATTGCCCTGAAAACTGCAGAAGGCACTGCCAAACAGCTGGCTGAATATTTGCATTCCGCCATGAGCCGTACTCTGATGGCCAAAATCGGCTATCTGTTTGCCCGCTCCGCTTTTCAACGCTTGCGTGAAAAAATGGATCCGCGCAAGGTCAACGGGGGCGTTTTTCTCGGGCTCAATGGCATTGTCATCAAAAGCCACGGAGGGACGGATGGTGAGGGGTTCGCTTCTGCCATCAGCCTTGGCTATGACATGGTCAAAAATGGTTTGACCGAAAAAATCGAACAGGATCTGTCTGTTTATCACAAGAACCGAGTAGTGCCTGACGAGGAGAACGCATAA
- the ribH gene encoding 6,7-dimethyl-8-ribityllumazine synthase has protein sequence MTKETPNILIIEARFYEDLADELVRGAVEALEEAGATYERVAVPGVLEIPAALSMAMAAVEDGYSDYDGYVALGVVIRGETTHYDIVANESARAIMNLAVEGCVAVGNGIQTVENGLQAWARARVEEKDKGGAAARAALTMIELREKFGIEE, from the coding sequence ATGACTAAGGAAACCCCCAATATTCTAATCATCGAGGCCCGGTTTTACGAAGATCTTGCCGATGAACTCGTCCGCGGAGCTGTAGAAGCTCTCGAGGAAGCCGGCGCGACTTACGAGCGCGTTGCAGTTCCCGGCGTACTGGAAATTCCCGCCGCTTTGTCAATGGCAATGGCCGCTGTTGAAGATGGCTATTCCGACTATGACGGTTATGTTGCTCTTGGCGTCGTGATCCGTGGTGAAACAACCCATTACGATATAGTTGCCAATGAAAGCGCTCGCGCCATTATGAACTTGGCTGTTGAGGGCTGCGTGGCTGTCGGTAACGGCATCCAGACGGTCGAAAATGGCCTGCAGGCCTGGGCACGTGCGCGTGTCGAAGAAAAAGATAAAGGTGGTGCTGCCGCTCGTGCTGCATTGACCATGATTGAGCTACGCGAGAAATTCGGAATAGAAGAATGA
- the nusB gene encoding transcription antitermination factor NusB yields MSEQEKSVRTANKRGSARLGAVQALYQMDVGGTPLTEVLQEFELYRLGKEVDEELYLPADYAYFRDIVSGVVREQRTLDPLINSALQKGWPLARIDQTMRAILRCGLYEVMFRKDVPAPVILSEYIDVAKAFFEGDEPRMVNGVLDALARNIRTDEVKAKTQ; encoded by the coding sequence ATGAGTGAACAGGAAAAATCTGTCCGTACCGCAAACAAACGTGGCTCTGCCAGGCTGGGGGCCGTTCAGGCCCTCTACCAGATGGATGTCGGTGGGACACCTTTGACCGAAGTTTTGCAGGAGTTCGAGCTTTACCGTCTTGGTAAGGAAGTCGATGAAGAACTCTATCTGCCAGCGGACTATGCCTATTTTAGGGATATCGTGAGTGGTGTGGTGCGCGAACAGAGAACATTGGATCCGCTCATCAACAGCGCTTTGCAAAAGGGCTGGCCGTTGGCGCGCATCGATCAGACCATGCGCGCGATCCTTAGATGTGGTCTTTATGAGGTCATGTTCCGCAAGGATGTTCCAGCACCGGTGATCCTGTCAGAATATATCGACGTGGCCAAAGCCTTCTTCGAAGGGGATGAGCCGCGCATGGTCAACGGTGTGCTTGATGCTTTGGCGCGTAATATCCGTACGGATGAAGTCAAGGCAAAGACCCAGTAA
- a CDS encoding FAD-binding oxidoreductase translates to MVEKISITTQILFSDPLPEAVDVAIIGAGVVGIFAALYLARAGKKVCVLEKGRISGEQSSRNWGWIRQHERDEAEVPIAMEALRLWKDADAEVDGATGFVTSPINYLASSQDELKGLEDWMAIAEKYGVNSVRLSSKEVSNIFGGVSNNQWVGGTSTLDDARAEPWEAIPAIAKLVHQEGVTIIENCAARSLEIEAGRVTGLHTEQGLVKCDHVVLAAGAWSLLFARNHGVSFPQLSVSLTAMQTAPMPNFTEHNSADEDFALRRRKDGGYTLAVCDGNDFFIGPDAFRNFFKYIPLLKESWDHTFLNPWAPKGFPDAWTTKRTWSADQQTPFEKCRVLEPQPNMKYVQRAVYAFENRFPGVGSPQIIDAWAGMVDALPDVVPLIDTIDKLPGLVIATGFSGHGFGFGPGAAMIVKNLVLGNKPAHDITRFRFERFTDGSPMVLGPAL, encoded by the coding sequence ATGGTCGAGAAAATCAGCATCACCACACAAATTCTCTTTTCCGATCCGCTGCCTGAAGCCGTTGATGTCGCCATCATCGGGGCCGGCGTCGTGGGTATCTTTGCAGCCCTGTATCTCGCGCGTGCCGGCAAGAAGGTGTGCGTCCTTGAGAAGGGGCGTATATCGGGCGAGCAGTCTTCCCGTAACTGGGGCTGGATACGTCAGCATGAGCGCGATGAGGCCGAAGTGCCGATCGCAATGGAGGCCCTGCGGCTCTGGAAAGACGCCGATGCTGAGGTGGATGGCGCAACCGGTTTTGTTACCTCCCCGATCAACTATCTTGCTTCCAGTCAGGATGAGTTGAAGGGACTGGAGGACTGGATGGCCATTGCCGAGAAGTATGGGGTAAATTCCGTGCGTCTCAGCAGCAAAGAGGTTTCCAATATCTTTGGCGGTGTTTCCAATAATCAGTGGGTCGGCGGCACTTCTACGCTTGATGACGCCCGCGCTGAGCCATGGGAAGCCATACCGGCTATCGCCAAATTGGTCCATCAGGAAGGCGTAACCATCATCGAGAATTGCGCCGCGCGTTCGCTTGAGATTGAGGCGGGGCGCGTGACCGGATTGCATACCGAGCAGGGCCTTGTGAAATGTGATCATGTTGTGCTGGCCGCTGGCGCGTGGTCTTTGCTGTTTGCGCGCAATCATGGGGTGAGCTTTCCGCAGCTTTCGGTGAGTCTCACGGCCATGCAAACAGCGCCGATGCCCAACTTCACCGAACATAACAGTGCCGATGAAGATTTCGCCCTGCGCCGCCGCAAGGATGGCGGTTATACGCTAGCTGTATGTGATGGCAATGATTTCTTTATTGGTCCGGACGCCTTTAGGAATTTCTTCAAATATATTCCGCTTCTAAAGGAAAGCTGGGACCATACATTCCTCAACCCTTGGGCGCCGAAGGGGTTCCCCGACGCATGGACTACCAAGCGGACTTGGTCAGCAGACCAGCAGACTCCGTTTGAGAAGTGTCGTGTGTTGGAGCCTCAACCCAACATGAAATACGTCCAACGGGCCGTTTATGCCTTTGAAAATCGCTTTCCGGGTGTCGGGTCACCCCAGATCATTGATGCTTGGGCAGGGATGGTCGATGCGCTGCCGGATGTCGTGCCTTTGATCGATACGATCGATAAGCTACCTGGCCTTGTGATTGCGACGGGGTTCAGCGGCCACGGGTTCGGATTCGGGCCGGGCGCGGCGATGATCGTCAAGAATCTGGTGCTGGGCAACAAGCCAGCCCACGATATCACACGCTTCAGGTTTGAGCGATTCACAGATGGCTCGCCGATGGTTCTTGGACCTGCGCTTTAG
- a CDS encoding riboflavin synthase, protein MFTGIITDVGEVLKQEAIPAGQRVRIATHFDPETIALGASIACNGVCHTVVEAGTLDEVRNYFTVESARETLDLTNASSWTEGAAINLERSLKMGDELGGHLVLGHVDGVAEVVEREDHPDSVFFKLRAPGQLARFIPPKGSVCLDGTSLTVNDVEGDDFTIFLIPHTLSNTAWKEKTVGGKINLEVDMMARYVARLNEYTPS, encoded by the coding sequence ATGTTTACCGGCATTATCACGGACGTTGGCGAAGTGCTGAAGCAGGAGGCGATTCCTGCGGGACAGAGAGTGAGAATTGCGACTCATTTCGACCCAGAAACAATTGCGTTGGGCGCGTCCATCGCCTGTAATGGCGTATGCCACACCGTCGTCGAAGCAGGCACTCTGGATGAAGTTCGCAATTATTTTACAGTCGAGTCCGCTCGTGAAACCCTTGATCTGACCAATGCGTCCAGTTGGACAGAAGGGGCTGCGATCAATTTGGAGCGATCACTTAAAATGGGAGACGAACTGGGCGGTCATCTTGTGCTCGGTCATGTTGATGGTGTGGCTGAAGTCGTGGAGCGAGAAGATCATCCAGACAGTGTTTTTTTCAAGCTCAGGGCACCGGGGCAGTTAGCGCGCTTTATTCCGCCCAAAGGATCCGTGTGCCTAGATGGAACCTCCCTGACCGTGAATGATGTGGAAGGGGATGACTTCACAATCTTCCTCATACCGCACACGCTTTCCAACACCGCATGGAAAGAGAAAACGGTTGGTGGCAAGATCAATCTTGAGGTGGATATGATGGCTCGTTATGTCGCACGACTGAATGAATATACGCCATCATAG
- a CDS encoding outer membrane protein assembly factor BamE produces MAACLCTVLLSGCFTETTSIHGFVPTEYTLDQVAEGASREQVLLTLGTPSTTADFGGEVFYYISQTRKQPVAFMRSRPVDQTVVAVYFDDEQRVARTARYGLKDGKLFDFSRQVTPTGGKDTQFLSRLVEGIGAGIGE; encoded by the coding sequence ATGGCTGCTTGCCTCTGCACGGTCCTGCTATCAGGCTGCTTTACCGAAACAACGTCCATTCACGGATTTGTTCCCACCGAATACACTCTTGATCAGGTTGCGGAAGGCGCCAGCCGTGAACAGGTTCTGCTGACCTTGGGCACTCCTTCCACGACGGCCGATTTCGGCGGCGAAGTGTTCTACTATATTTCTCAGACACGCAAGCAGCCGGTAGCCTTCATGCGTTCGCGCCCTGTCGACCAAACTGTGGTTGCCGTCTATTTCGATGATGAGCAGCGCGTTGCCCGCACGGCCCGCTATGGCCTGAAAGATGGAAAGCTGTTCGACTTCTCCCGTCAGGTCACGCCGACTGGCGGCAAGGATACCCAATTCCTCAGCCGTCTTGTTGAAGGCATTGGCGCTGGTATCGGCGAATAG
- a CDS encoding beta-ketoacyl-ACP synthase III, with amino-acid sequence MSVTRSVIVGSGSYLPKKIVTNEDLAKFVDTSDEWIRQRTGIEQRHIAEEGEFTSELGYKAAVEAIKSAGIDAQEIDLIICATATPDNTFPATSVAIQNMLDIHHGAAFDLQAVCSGFVFALSTADMYLRCGKAKTALVIGAETFSRILDFEDRTTCVLFGDGAGAVILKAEEGDGEISDRGILTSHLRSDGRHKEKLFVDGGPSTTQTTGHLRMEGKEVFKHAVGMITDVITDAFKATGLTADDLDWFVPHQANKRIIDASARKLNIAPEKVVMTVNLHGNTSAASIPLALDAAAKDGRLKKGNVILLEAMGGGFTWGSVLLRW; translated from the coding sequence GTGAGCGTCACAAGGTCTGTTATCGTAGGATCCGGATCCTATCTGCCCAAGAAAATCGTAACCAATGAAGATCTGGCCAAGTTCGTTGATACGTCTGACGAATGGATTCGGCAAAGGACAGGCATTGAACAGCGCCACATCGCTGAAGAGGGGGAATTCACCTCAGAGCTTGGCTATAAGGCCGCTGTGGAAGCGATCAAGAGCGCTGGCATTGACGCCCAGGAAATTGACCTGATCATCTGTGCAACAGCTACTCCGGACAATACTTTCCCGGCAACATCGGTTGCGATCCAGAATATGCTGGACATCCATCACGGTGCAGCTTTTGACCTACAGGCCGTGTGTTCGGGTTTCGTCTTTGCTCTATCGACTGCTGACATGTATCTGCGCTGTGGCAAGGCCAAGACGGCCCTGGTGATCGGTGCCGAAACTTTCTCTCGCATTCTCGACTTTGAAGATCGCACGACCTGCGTGCTCTTTGGTGATGGCGCTGGCGCCGTCATTTTAAAAGCCGAAGAAGGGGATGGCGAGATTTCTGATCGTGGCATACTGACCAGCCATCTGCGCTCAGATGGACGCCACAAGGAAAAGCTCTTTGTTGACGGTGGGCCGTCAACAACCCAGACCACTGGTCACCTGCGCATGGAAGGCAAGGAAGTCTTCAAGCATGCGGTTGGCATGATCACGGACGTCATCACCGATGCATTCAAGGCAACCGGCCTGACGGCTGACGATCTGGATTGGTTCGTACCTCATCAGGCAAACAAGCGCATTATTGATGCCAGTGCCCGAAAGCTGAACATCGCGCCGGAAAAGGTTGTCATGACAGTCAATCTTCATGGCAATACGTCAGCCGCTTCCATTCCTCTGGCTCTTGATGCCGCAGCCAAAGATGGCCGTCTCAAAAAGGGGAATGTCATTTTGCTCGAAGCAATGGGCGGAGGCTTCACTTGGGGCTCTGTTCTGCTGCGTTGGTAA
- a CDS encoding integration host factor subunit alpha yields the protein MGGKTVTRADLCEAVYQKVGLSRTESAELVEMVLDEMSNCLVEGQQVKLSSFGTFFVRDKNERIGRNPKTGQEVPISPRRVMVFKPSNVLKKKINDSLAPEAS from the coding sequence ATGGGGGGCAAAACGGTAACGCGCGCTGATTTGTGCGAAGCGGTCTATCAGAAGGTAGGACTGTCGCGCACGGAATCTGCCGAGCTTGTCGAGATGGTGCTGGATGAAATGAGCAATTGCCTTGTTGAAGGACAACAGGTCAAGCTTTCTTCTTTCGGAACCTTTTTCGTAAGAGATAAGAACGAGCGCATCGGTCGTAATCCGAAAACTGGACAGGAAGTTCCGATTTCTCCTAGGCGCGTTATGGTTTTCAAACCATCCAACGTTCTGAAAAAGAAAATCAACGACTCTTTGGCTCCTGAGGCATCTTAA
- the thiL gene encoding thiamine-phosphate kinase produces the protein MANTEGLARLGESALIKQYFAPLSHPDMSFGLSDDTAFLNLVSDQQLALTKDMLVANVHFFADDAPELIARKALRVNLSDLASKGAKPVGYLLGLGLPTDWTEDWLARFCAGLGEDQQAFDFPLIGGDTVKSPERLTLSITAFGEVPKGRTILRRNAKPDEDVYVTGTIGDSALGLLLRREPEDYPEIGEEDKAVLINRFLLPQPRLQCHALIREFATASMDISDGLMGDAAKMASAADCALHLDDAAVPLSQSAKVMLDLTSASRDVALTGGDDYELLFCARPQDREAIGQAASALDVPVTRIGRVAEGKGVYLLDKSGHEMPLSKGASYEHF, from the coding sequence ATGGCCAATACCGAAGGACTGGCGCGCCTTGGTGAGAGCGCGCTGATCAAACAGTATTTTGCGCCCTTGTCTCACCCGGACATGTCTTTCGGCCTGAGTGACGATACCGCTTTTCTCAATTTGGTGTCAGATCAGCAGCTTGCTCTTACCAAGGACATGCTGGTCGCAAATGTGCATTTTTTTGCAGATGACGCACCAGAGCTGATTGCCAGAAAGGCATTGCGGGTCAATTTGTCCGATCTCGCCTCAAAAGGGGCCAAACCTGTCGGATACCTGCTGGGGCTTGGTTTGCCTACGGACTGGACGGAAGACTGGCTTGCCCGCTTTTGTGCAGGGCTTGGTGAAGACCAGCAGGCCTTTGATTTTCCGCTGATTGGTGGGGATACAGTCAAGAGCCCTGAACGGCTGACACTTTCCATCACCGCTTTTGGCGAAGTGCCCAAGGGGCGCACCATCTTGCGCCGCAACGCCAAGCCTGATGAGGATGTCTATGTCACCGGCACGATAGGTGATAGCGCTCTGGGGTTATTGCTGCGCCGCGAGCCTGAGGACTATCCTGAAATCGGTGAAGAGGACAAAGCTGTTCTCATCAACCGCTTCCTATTGCCTCAACCGCGCTTGCAGTGTCACGCTCTGATACGCGAGTTCGCTACGGCATCTATGGATATATCCGACGGATTAATGGGGGATGCAGCGAAAATGGCTTCTGCGGCTGACTGCGCATTGCATCTGGATGATGCCGCCGTGCCTCTCTCTCAGTCCGCCAAAGTGATGTTGGACTTGACCTCAGCTTCCAGAGATGTAGCCCTGACGGGCGGCGATGATTATGAGCTTCTCTTTTGCGCGCGCCCTCAAGATCGAGAGGCCATAGGGCAAGCGGCCTCTGCGCTGGATGTGCCCGTTACCCGAATTGGCAGAGTTGCAGAAGGGAAGGGCGTGTATCTGCTCGATAAAAGTGGGCATGAAATGCCTCTCTCCAAAGGCGCCTCCTACGAGCATTTCTAA
- a CDS encoding ubiquinol-cytochrome C chaperone family protein: MLHFAYRKTANGNDPMIFNLFKSKAQKREEIADDLYRQIVAAARQPEFYLSYAVEDSVTGRFEMIVLHAYVFFYRMKSETAENRELSQAVFGRFFQDMDDSLREQGVGDLSVPKKIKKMAQSFYGHAEAYDKAREQGEDALAIALSRNIYGEESKPCPEAAGLARYILACDEKLKLQSMEDFSKGELNFPEIGPFQAH; the protein is encoded by the coding sequence ATGCTTCATTTCGCCTATCGCAAAACCGCCAACGGAAATGACCCGATGATCTTCAACCTGTTCAAAAGCAAAGCCCAAAAGAGAGAAGAAATCGCCGATGATCTTTATCGGCAAATCGTGGCGGCGGCGAGGCAGCCAGAATTCTATCTCAGCTATGCTGTCGAGGATTCCGTCACAGGCCGGTTTGAAATGATCGTTTTGCACGCCTATGTGTTTTTCTATCGCATGAAAAGCGAAACAGCAGAGAATAGGGAGCTGTCTCAGGCTGTTTTTGGGCGTTTCTTCCAGGATATGGATGATTCCCTGAGGGAGCAGGGCGTGGGCGACCTTTCTGTGCCCAAGAAGATCAAGAAAATGGCCCAGTCTTTTTATGGGCATGCTGAAGCCTATGACAAGGCACGAGAGCAGGGGGAGGACGCCCTTGCAATTGCTCTCTCACGCAACATATACGGTGAAGAAAGCAAGCCTTGCCCAGAAGCTGCCGGATTGGCCCGTTATATCCTTGCCTGCGATGAAAAATTAAAATTGCAGTCCATGGAAGATTTCAGTAAAGGTGAGCTGAATTTTCCCGAAATCGGGCCATTTCAAGCGCACTGA